From a region of the Paenibacillus lutimineralis genome:
- a CDS encoding mismatch-specific DNA-glycosylase, with product MKEIPDHLRTGLSVVFIGFNPSPKSGEVGHHYANPRNNFWRILYRSGLTPRLYTAAEDHELLELGYGFTNIVSRPTRTAEEITREEYAQGRQILRDKLELYRPEVACFVGKGVYTEFSRRSHAEWGFQEEPIIEDVREFVAPSSSGLVRMPMEEIISIYKGLFQG from the coding sequence ATGAAGGAGATACCCGATCATTTGCGAACCGGACTATCGGTCGTGTTCATAGGATTCAATCCCAGCCCGAAATCGGGGGAGGTGGGTCATCATTATGCCAACCCGCGTAATAACTTCTGGCGTATTCTGTATCGCTCGGGACTGACACCTCGCTTGTATACGGCTGCAGAGGATCATGAACTGTTGGAGCTGGGATACGGCTTCACCAATATTGTATCTAGGCCGACGCGCACGGCGGAGGAGATCACCCGGGAGGAATATGCGCAAGGCAGGCAAATTCTACGCGATAAGCTTGAGCTTTACCGTCCGGAAGTGGCTTGCTTTGTCGGAAAAGGGGTATATACGGAATTTAGCCGCCGTTCTCATGCGGAATGGGGGTTCCAAGAGGAGCCGATCATCGAGGATGTTCGGGAATTTGTAGCTCCTTCCTCCAGTGGGTTAGTGCGGATGCCAATGGAGGAGATCATTTCTATTTATAAGGGGTTGTTCCAAGGATGA
- a CDS encoding S-layer homology domain-containing protein, whose product MRRHSQTSSSWAQEAVAEVHALGFIKGWANG is encoded by the coding sequence CTGCGGCGGCATTCACAGACAAGTAGCTCCTGGGCCCAGGAGGCTGTAGCAGAAGTGCATGCGCTCGGCTTCATTAAGGGGTGGGCCAACGGCTAA
- a CDS encoding amino acid ABC transporter substrate-binding protein — protein sequence MKKTGLISLIVVAMFVALAGCGASGSSKNENKLVIGIDDQFAPLGFRDKDNNIVGFDIDYARAAAEKMGKEAVFQPIDWKAKESELKSGRIDLIWNGYTITDERKEMVLFTKPYLENSQVIVTLVDSEIAGVNDLAGKVVGLQAQSSAADALDANPIKDKIKTVSEFSDNVLALSDLKTKRLDAVIIDEVVARYYLSQEEGTFKILDESLAPELYGIGVKQGNEELLNKLQQALDELNSDGTAAEISKKWFGEDKVLK from the coding sequence ATGAAGAAGACGGGATTAATTAGCCTAATCGTAGTGGCCATGTTTGTGGCCTTGGCCGGATGCGGCGCATCGGGATCAAGTAAGAATGAGAACAAGCTGGTGATCGGGATCGATGATCAATTTGCACCGCTTGGATTCCGGGACAAAGATAATAATATCGTAGGCTTCGATATTGACTATGCTAGAGCTGCCGCGGAGAAGATGGGTAAGGAAGCGGTATTCCAGCCAATCGATTGGAAGGCGAAGGAATCCGAGCTGAAGAGCGGCCGGATCGACTTGATCTGGAACGGATATACGATTACAGATGAACGCAAAGAGATGGTGCTGTTTACGAAGCCTTATCTGGAGAATAGCCAGGTTATCGTGACGCTGGTGGACTCGGAGATTGCTGGAGTGAATGATCTGGCAGGCAAGGTTGTCGGACTGCAGGCTCAGTCGTCGGCTGCCGATGCGCTGGATGCCAATCCGATCAAAGACAAGATCAAGACCGTATCTGAATTTTCCGATAACGTGCTTGCATTAAGCGACCTCAAGACGAAGCGTCTTGATGCGGTTATTATCGATGAAGTAGTAGCTCGCTACTATCTATCTCAAGAGGAAGGGACCTTTAAGATTCTGGATGAGTCGTTAGCTCCTGAACTCTATGGTATCGGCGTGAAGCAAGGCAATGAAGAGCTGCTGAACAAGCTGCAGCAGGCACTCGATGAACTGAACAGCGATGGGACTGCAGCGGAGATTTCTAAGAAATGGTTCGGCGAGGATAAAGTGCTGAAATAG
- a CDS encoding amino acid ABC transporter permease: MSLDYILEIIGPMLEGVKMTVLLFFLAIITSVPLGFLVTLMVKSRIKPLAGLAHIYIYVMRGTPLLLQMLVICFGLPVIPGIGQYLVMDRFVAACLAFTLNYGAYFAEIFRGGLLAIDRGQYEAAQVLGLSKWHTTTRVVLPQMFRIALPAVANESITLVKDTALLYAVAVPELLHFAQTAVNRDFTIVPFFVAGVIYLLMTLVLTLLFKALERKLKFE, from the coding sequence ATGAGCTTGGACTACATCTTAGAGATCATTGGACCTATGCTGGAAGGCGTAAAAATGACGGTGTTGCTGTTCTTTCTGGCCATCATTACGTCCGTTCCGCTCGGATTCCTCGTCACCTTAATGGTGAAGAGCCGAATTAAGCCGCTGGCAGGGCTGGCGCATATATATATTTACGTCATGCGGGGAACGCCTCTATTGCTGCAAATGCTCGTCATTTGCTTCGGATTGCCTGTCATTCCGGGGATTGGACAGTATTTGGTCATGGATCGCTTCGTCGCTGCTTGCCTAGCCTTCACCTTGAACTATGGCGCTTATTTTGCTGAGATCTTCCGCGGCGGGTTGCTGGCGATCGATCGGGGACAGTATGAGGCGGCTCAAGTATTAGGCTTGAGCAAATGGCATACGACGACGCGAGTCGTGCTGCCGCAGATGTTCCGAATCGCGCTTCCGGCGGTAGCCAATGAATCGATTACCCTTGTGAAGGATACTGCTCTGCTCTATGCCGTTGCGGTGCCGGAGCTGCTGCATTTTGCCCAGACAGCGGTGAACCGCGACTTTACGATCGTGCCTTTCTTTGTAGCGGGGGTTATATATCTATTGATGACGCTAGTGTTGACCTTGCTGTTCAAAGCACTTGAGCGGAAGCTCAAATTCGAATAA
- a CDS encoding amino acid ABC transporter ATP-binding protein gives MAIIEVMNLRKSFGTVDVLKNVSLSVNAQEVVAVIGPSGSGKSTMLRSLAYLEKIDGGSIQIGGGFLAKDGNYSAAPKVKEITSRMGMVFQHFNLFPHLTVRDNLELAPRLVKKLPAVELRNRASELLEKVGLLDKADVYPANLSGGQKQRVAIARALMMSPEILLFDEPTSALDPELTGEVLEVMKQLAEEHMTMIVVTHEMGFAREVADRVMFMADGEFIEAGTPEQLFDHPQHERTKAFLTRVL, from the coding sequence ATGGCAATCATAGAGGTTATGAATCTTAGAAAATCGTTCGGTACCGTGGATGTGCTGAAGAATGTATCCTTATCGGTCAATGCGCAGGAAGTGGTCGCCGTCATTGGTCCGTCTGGTTCTGGGAAGAGCACGATGCTGCGCAGCCTGGCGTATCTGGAGAAGATCGATGGCGGCAGCATTCAAATTGGCGGAGGATTTCTGGCCAAGGATGGGAATTACTCTGCTGCTCCTAAGGTGAAGGAGATTACATCACGAATGGGAATGGTGTTCCAGCATTTCAATCTGTTCCCTCACTTGACGGTTCGCGACAATCTGGAGCTTGCGCCCCGGTTAGTGAAGAAGCTTCCCGCTGTAGAACTGCGTAATAGAGCTTCAGAGTTGTTGGAGAAGGTCGGCCTGCTTGATAAGGCTGATGTCTATCCGGCCAATCTATCCGGCGGGCAGAAGCAGAGGGTAGCGATTGCAAGAGCACTAATGATGAGCCCGGAGATTCTGCTCTTTGACGAGCCGACATCGGCGCTTGATCCAGAGTTAACGGGCGAGGTGTTGGAAGTCATGAAGCAGCTTGCTGAGGAGCATATGACGATGATCGTTGTTACTCATGAGATGGGCTTTGCGCGTGAAGTCGCCGATCGGGTCATGTTCATGGCCGACGGTGAGTTTATTGAAGCAGGAACACCGGAGCAACTATTTGATCATCCACAGCATGAGCGGAC